The region ATAGATTTTTAGAATTGGCAAATGGTTGATGACTGCCCCAAAAACGCATAGTTTAGGACTTCGCTTAGCAGTAAATGATATTGATTATCAACCTATTCATCAATGGAACATCCTAAAAAAACCAGTAAAGACTCAAACCATAAGGTTTGGGACGTAAACGAATCGAGCAAGTGCCCCTTCATGGGCGGTGCCGTAGACTTCACCGCGGGCAGCGGTACGTCGAACCGTGACTGGTGGCCCAATCAGTTGAACCTGAAAATTTTGCGGCAGCACTCGTCGTTGTCCGACCCAATGGGTCAGAAGTTCGACTACGCCGAAGCCTTCAAGTCGCTCGATCTGCAGGCGGTGAAGGAAGACCTTTACCAACTGATGACCGATTCGCAGGACTGGTGGCCGGCCGACTACGGTCACTACGGACCGCTGTTCATCCGGATGGCCTGGCACAGTGCCGGTACGTACCGCATCGCCGACGGCCGCGGGGGTGCCAGCAGCGGCACGCAACGTTTCGCGCCGCTCAACAGCTGGCCCGATAACGCCAACCTCGACAAAGCGCGCCGGTTGCTCTGGCCGATCAAACAGAAATACGGCAATAAAATTTCGTGGGCCGACCTGATGATTCTCGCCGGAAACTGCGCCTTGGAATCGATGGGCTTCAAAACGTTCGGGTTCGGCGGTGGCCGGGCAGACGTCTGGGAACCTGAGGAGGACATCTACTGGGGTTCGGAAGGCGAATGGCTCGGCACAAAAGAGCGTTACGCCAAGGGCCAACTGGAAAGCCCCCTGGGCGCTTCGACCATGGGCCTGATTTACGTAAACCCGGAAGGACCGGAAGGCAACCCTGACCCGATGGGCGCAGCGCAGCACATCCGGGAAACGTTCGGACGGATGGCCATGGACGACTACGAAACCGTCGCCCTGATTGCCGGAGGGCACACGTTCGGGAAAACCCACGGTGCCGCCGATCCTGCCAAATATGTAGAAGCGGAACCTGAAGGCGCCAGCATCGTGGAGCAAGGGTTTGGCTGGCGAAACAACTACGGCAGCGGGAACGCCGCCGACACCATCACCAGCGGCTTGGAAGGTGCCTGGACCACCACGCCTACGCAGTGGAGCAACAACTATTTCGAAAACCTGTTCGGCTACGAGTGGGAACTGACCAAGAGCCCGGCCGGTGCCTACCAGTGGATTCCGAAAGACGGAGCCGGGGCCGATCTGGTACCCGATGCGCACGATCCGTCCAAGCGCCACGCGCCATTCATGCTGACGACCGACCTGGCCCTGAAAGTAGACCCGGCGTACGAGAAAATTTCCCGTCGTTTCTACGAAAATCCAGAAGAGTTCGCCGACGCGTTTGCCCGGGCGTGGTTCAAACTGACCCACCGCGACATGGGACCGCTGACGCGCTACCTCGGCCCTGAAGTGCCTTCTGAAGAGCTGATTTGGCAAGACCCGATTCCTACCGTTACGTACGAGCCCATCAACGACGAAGACGTAGCTACGCTCAAGGAGAAAATCAAAAGCTCGGGACTGAGCGTGTCGCAACTGGTGTCGACTGCCTGGGCCTCGGCCTCTACCTTCCGCAACTCCGACAAGCGCGGCGGTGCCAATGGTGCCCGCATCCGTCTGGAGCCGCAAAAAGGATGGGAAGTTAACAACCCAGCGCAACTCGGGCAGGTCATTCAGACGCTGGAAGGCATTCAGGAAGAGTTCAACAACGCGCAGGGGGGTAAGCAGGTTTCGCTGGCCGACCTGATCGTGCTGGGAGGATGCGTCGGCGTTGAGCAAGCTGCGAAAAACGCTGGTCACGACATCAGCGTCCCGTTCGCACCGGGTCGCGCCGATGCTTCACAGGAGCAGACCGATACGCAAGCCTTTGCCATTCTGGAGCCGAACGCCGATGCTTTCCGCAACTACGTACGCGGTCGGGAAGATCTTTCCGTATCGGCCGAGGAGATGATGGTGGACCGGTCGCAACTGCTGAGCCTCACGCCGCCGGAAATGACGGTGTTGCTGGGTGGCATGCGGGTGTTGAACACCAACTACGACCAGTCGAAGCACGGGGTCTTCA is a window of Catalinimonas alkaloidigena DNA encoding:
- the katG gene encoding catalase/peroxidase HPI encodes the protein MEHPKKTSKDSNHKVWDVNESSKCPFMGGAVDFTAGSGTSNRDWWPNQLNLKILRQHSSLSDPMGQKFDYAEAFKSLDLQAVKEDLYQLMTDSQDWWPADYGHYGPLFIRMAWHSAGTYRIADGRGGASSGTQRFAPLNSWPDNANLDKARRLLWPIKQKYGNKISWADLMILAGNCALESMGFKTFGFGGGRADVWEPEEDIYWGSEGEWLGTKERYAKGQLESPLGASTMGLIYVNPEGPEGNPDPMGAAQHIRETFGRMAMDDYETVALIAGGHTFGKTHGAADPAKYVEAEPEGASIVEQGFGWRNNYGSGNAADTITSGLEGAWTTTPTQWSNNYFENLFGYEWELTKSPAGAYQWIPKDGAGADLVPDAHDPSKRHAPFMLTTDLALKVDPAYEKISRRFYENPEEFADAFARAWFKLTHRDMGPLTRYLGPEVPSEELIWQDPIPTVTYEPINDEDVATLKEKIKSSGLSVSQLVSTAWASASTFRNSDKRGGANGARIRLEPQKGWEVNNPAQLGQVIQTLEGIQEEFNNAQGGKQVSLADLIVLGGCVGVEQAAKNAGHDISVPFAPGRADASQEQTDTQAFAILEPNADAFRNYVRGREDLSVSAEEMMVDRSQLLSLTPPEMTVLLGGMRVLNTNYDQSKHGVFTDRPETLTNDFFVNLLDLNTTWKSTSDTETLFEGRDRSSGEVKWTATRVDLVFGSNSELRALAEVYACSDSQEKFLNDFVAVWNKVMNLDRFDLA